The following nucleotide sequence is from Raphanus sativus cultivar WK10039 unplaced genomic scaffold, ASM80110v3 Scaffold0835, whole genome shotgun sequence.
ACAAATATGTGACTGGCTTAGTCCCAAAATGAACAATATCATACTAAGCAAATTATTGGATATCTAATGACAGATGTTTGGATCTAGTTGAACATCTGGCCTTCAGGACGGCACTCGGTCTGGTTCTAGTAGAACATCTGGCCCAGGAGTGCATCTGATATGTCGTAACAACTGCAAATGGTTGTGTTTTAAAATCTTGCCATATCTTAACCTGTTGGTATAATGAAGAAAGGAGTGAGAGTCAAGTGCACACTAAAGCACTAGCTGTTGCAAAATGTGGTCAGGTTGAAAAGAGAGACAATATACACAGTGCACTTCTGAGTTGAAATGTTCCAAGTCCAAAAATGAGTTCGAATGGCAATGTCAACTGCACTAGCATAACAACACTAACAGGCTGACGGGTTCCAATTAAATAAACTGCAACTTCCACATATCTTCAGAAATGTCTCATAAATGATGGAATTCGGGAGACTCGAGAGTAAAAAGCGAATTCAAACCGTGCCCATCAATGGAAGAAGAAACGAGGTGTGTGGTCATCCATTGCCACATTGATAACGACGACTTGAGAACTTGAGAATGAGAACAGCTCGAGAACCTTTCGGGACTTGTTGCTTTTTCTTTCTTAGTTAAAATTGAAACGGAGGAGGAAGGTTGATATGATGGGGAAACCGTATATTATGTTTTCTTACGCAGTGTGTATTGCATTTATGTCGGGGCCTGGTGGTGTTTTATTAGGCCTTATTATTAAGCCTGAATCAAACTAGCTAATGATAAGCCTGAATCATTAGCAGGCATATAAACTTAGCCCAATAGAGACTCATAGTCAAACTAGCTAATGATAGAGCAAGGAAACCGTCGTCAAAATACTGTTAGGATTGGTAATTAGCTTTGCTTTAAAAGGCAAGAAATAGGTGTAACGTCCACACACGCACTATCTTTCCTTTTCATCTCCCACTACTACATTTattttctctctccctctctttctgTCTCCACGTTTCTCGCCAACAAAACCAACAAACAGACTCTCTTTGATCGTATATTATTAACCTAAATCGAAGACGAATCTCTGAATCTCCGGCTACATATTTCAAACAAATCTCGAGAAccggaggaagaagaaaaacaaaagaaaagatgtGTTGTGGACGGGTTTGCATGCTGTGCACGTGTTTGCTTCTTGTCGTGATCGCGATTGGGTTCCTATTCGGCTTCGGAGTATTCAAGGATGGTTTCCACAAGATCCAGGAGACCGTCCGTCTCGAATGCGATCCCAGGTTCGGCTGCGGCGGGGACGTTGGGCGTCGCGGTTATGGTTTCTCAGCTCCCTCCGGTCATTAATTAGCTGTCTTCTCATATTAAACTCTTCCGAACCGGCGTCATTGTCTTTGAATGTGTTTGGTTCGGTCGGATTTAGATATATCGATTATTaggatttagttttttttccgttgttgttttaaattttcttcCGCTATACGTTACATTGATTCTTCGTTTGTGTATTCTAATGTTTTCGTTAATCAtcaggttttgttttattattgtcacattgattgttttttatatttagatatatatttagaCCAAATTACGTTACGTAACGTTTATAATTCGTATCCGTCATTGTTCCTTCAAAGTTAATGCAGTTTGCAGCTTTTAAGCAAAAATGTTTAAACCATGTtctatcagaaaaaaaaaatccatgagAGAATATAAGAAGAACAAACAATTATTGTACTATTATTATCTACAATAGAGTTCAATTAACCTCTTCCTAATGACATAAATCTACTAATCAGGTATGTGCGTGTGATAGTGGATTACTTTTTTCTTAAGCAAGTTCCTAAAACTTGTTTATTAGGTTATACAGTAAGTTTTTTTAGGGTAAAATTATTAGGTAATAAGTTCATTAATAAAAGTGGATTAGTTGaagttataaaaaaagaaagtggATTAGTTATCCAATCGATGCCTTcaaaaccaacaaaaaatattaaaacgaTCCAGGGGTAATTACGGCTTTTAACACGAACCAACCCCTTTAGAGCCTCTTCCTGGAAGAGCGGGtttaagaatatatttaatACGACCAGTGGTTTGACTTCTCCTGTAAGACAAGAACAAGAGTTCTCAGGAAGGAAAGGCAAGTTGAGAAGTCAGAGAGATACCAAAGTCGATTACTACAAAGATGAGGATCACTGTCATGACCACCGGTGAACAAATCATCACTCTCGATGTCGATTCCCAAGAAACCGTAAGTTCAAAAAAACCCTAACTTTCCTTCCTGATCCGTCCCTTGTCAGAATTCACAATGTACTTGTGTAATTGATCGATCAAAGATTCATGGGCTTAGCTTACTTTCTCCTTAATCACTCCACGCTCTCGGAAATTTCGCTTCTTTTGATCgctaggtttttttttttgttttttctcgtAGGTTGAGAATGTTAAAGCCTTGCTCGAAGTTGAGGTAAGAGGAGGATATCTCAGATCTCTTTTTTTACGATCTCTCGGTTTTGTGAGAATAATAGTTCGAAAACAGCTTGAATTGTACTTAAAGCTTCCATCTTTAAGGGGGTTTTGGAACTTAAAGCTACTTTTGTTTGAGCAGGCGAATGTTCCGattcagcagcagcagctctTGTACAACGGAAACGAGATGAGGAATTCTGATAAATTGAGTGCCTTGGGTGTCAAGGATGATGatttgttgatgatgatgatggtttcCAATGCCTCCTCATCTGGGTATGGTGACCTCTTGCTACTACTACTACTCTGtttttgaaagttttgcagTTGAACCATTGGTCATGCTTGCTTTGTTTCAGTAGTAGTGCGGCAAGGAGTGATTTGGGGATGAATCCTGATGGGTCAGCTTTGAATCCTGCAGCTTTCCAACAGCACATTCGGGGTGATGCTAATCTTATGGGACAGTTATTTCAGGTGTGTGATTTGATTCCATGGTGTAACTAGACCTTTAGCTTGGAAGTTGGatttatgatatattattattactcCTGGTCTTTGTTTTATGACTCTTGCTTTGATGTTGTGGAATTTGTAGACAGATCCTGAGCTTGCACAAGTGATTACTGGAACCGATTTAAATAAGTTACAGGATGTATTGCGTTCAAGGCATCGGCAGCGATCTGTAGTACATCGTCAGAAGGAGGAGGAACTCGTAAgccctttttttttattttttttttgctttgaaaGAGTTGCTAGATTCTCAGTTTTTCCACAAGTTGAATTATATGTATTCCTCCCTTGCAGGCTCTTCTGTATGCCGATCCTTTTGATGTTGAAGCACAGAAGAAAATCGAAGCTGCAATTCGACAGGTTTGTTGTTCTTACTTAAATTACATGTACTGAACTCTATTATGTCTTTTTTGCGATTCCTTGATGCAAACATTCACTTAAGTGTTCTCCTAATTAGCTTGTTATCTTTTCGTGTCGTTTTTGACTTGTTGGTGCTTGCTGTCTTGATACTTTTGAGCAGAAAGGGATCGATGAGAACTGGGAAGCTGCCCTAGAACATAATCCTGAAGGTTTTGCTAGGGTGGTATGTATGCTCGtcttttagtttatgtttctgAAGATCCTTAACTTGAACTTTATTGTAACACAGACTTGAGCTTTCTTTCTCTCATTGCCTTAGATAATGCTGTATGTGGATATGGAGGTCAATGGGGTACCTCTAAAGGTAAAAAAATTGGCAACTACCAGAATATAACCTCTTTTGGCTGACTCCTCTATGTTCTAAAACCTATATTTGAAACCATCTCCAGGCTTTTGTTGATAGTGGTGCACAATCGACAATTATATCCAAGACTTGTGCTGAGAGATGCGGGTAACTTACTAactcttatatttttttcattgttCTAGTACATGTTTGAATATAGAATGATGAAATAACTCATGAGGCTTGTTAAATTGTTACTTTCAGATTGCTGAGACTCATGGATCAACGGTATAAAGGTATTGCTCAGGGTGTTGGCCAAACAGAGATATTAGGCCGCATCCATGTCGCTCCAATCAAGGTAAAAAATTCTTATAAtgattataaacttataatgATCTTTGCAAAAGAAATTGAATATCTCGTAACTTCTTGTAGATTGAGAATAACTTTTACCCATGTTCATTCGTGGTGCTTGATTCACCTAACATGGAATTCCTTTTTGGCCTGGATATGCTACGTAAGCATCAGGTATAACATCTTCATCATTTGATTTTTgcaaatttagtttatgtgtttCTTCAACCAAATGGTAAAAAACCGTTTCTCTGTCTGTTAATTCTATATATGTAGTGCACTATAGATTTGAAGAATAACGTCCTGACTGTTGGAGGAGGAGAGGTCTCGGTTCCCTTTTTGCAAGGCTAGTTCTCTAATCTCTACTACCATCTCAATCTTGAATCCCTTTTTCATGTTTGTTAtctttattttcaattattaaacCTGACAAATTTAAAAACCGCCACTTCCTTCAGAGAAAGACCTCCCTTCCAGATTCTTGGATGAAGGACGTGTACCTAATCAAGCATCTAGCTCTGCAGCAGCGGTAAGGTTATCAGTTTTGATTAACTATAGCTGGAAGTAAAGTTCTTATGATCAGATTGTATTTGGTCTTTTAGGTTCCTTctgggtttacagagaagaataATAACACTGTTGCAAGCCCAGCAAGCCAACCTTCAAGGCAAAACACATTAGAGGTACATgtcttttagtttatttaaagCTTTACTCTTCActtcttttgattttcttttcagTCCGTTGATCATTTCTTCATCATGTAAACACCCACACAGGGACCTGAATTTGAAGCCAAGATTGCAAAGCTTGTGGAGTTAGGCTTCTCTCGGGAAGCAGTGGTACAAGCTCtcagattgtttgaaggaaacGAAGAGCAAGCTGCTGGGTTTCTCTTTGGCGGCTGAAGATTAAAAACTTTAACAATTTGGTCACATATACCAAATGCCAACAAACTGTGATTTAAAGAGACTCTTTTTTCAATTGcccttttttgtattttaatagcTCTTCTTTACAGAACATAGGAAAGGTGTAAACTGCAAGACCATGTCTTCAGGACAACTCTCCTGTTGTTGTTTATGCTGTCTGAGTAAGACTCAGGGTTTTATAGAAATGGAATTGTGTTTGATTTATCATTCCTCAGAAAACGCAAGTATACAAAACTATGCTTGCACTTCTTTAATTCAGGCCTGGTGCTTGCGTTCTTATTTCTCTGTTGGCGGCTCTAGATCTTTACTCAAGCAAATCAGTTGGAAACTGAAGTAAGATCTTTTGCTTTTTGGTACAATACAAGTGCTTACTCCAACAAATCAAGTTAAAATGTACTATTTAGAATCTACTCAGCTATAGCAGTGGCAGATCGGAGCTCGGAGTAGAATTTTCCCCATAATAAGACTGCATAGTGAACTCATTGCAACCTTAATGTTAGTGAAAGCTCCCAAGATATGAATCAG
It contains:
- the LOC108834959 gene encoding uncharacterized protein LOC108834959, yielding MCCGRVCMLCTCLLLVVIAIGFLFGFGVFKDGFHKIQETVRLECDPRFGCGGDVGRRGYGFSAPSGH
- the LOC130503151 gene encoding protein DNA-DAMAGE INDUCIBLE 1-like isoform X1, which gives rise to MRITVMTTGEQIITLDVDSQETVENVKALLEVEANVPIQQQQLLYNGNEMRNSDKLSALGVKDDDLLMMMMVSNASSSGSSAARSDLGMNPDGSALNPAAFQQHIRGDANLMGQLFQTDPELAQVITGTDLNKLQDVLRSRHRQRSVVHRQKEEELALLYADPFDVEAQKKIEAAIRQKGIDENWEAALEHNPEGFARVIMLYVDMEVNGVPLKAFVDSGAQSTIISKTCAERCGLLRLMDQRYKGIAQGVGQTEILGRIHVAPIKIENNFYPCSFVVLDSPNMEFLFGLDMLRKHQCTIDLKNNVLTVGGGEVSVPFLQEKDLPSRFLDEGRVPNQASSSAAAVPSGFTEKNNNTVASPASQPSRQNTLEGPEFEAKIAKLVELGFSREAVVQALRLFEGNEEQAAGFLFGG
- the LOC130503151 gene encoding protein DNA-DAMAGE INDUCIBLE 1-like isoform X2, whose amino-acid sequence is MRITVMTTGEQIITLDVDSQETVENVKALLEVEANVPIQQQQLLYNGNEMRNSDKLSALGVKDDDLLMMMMVSNASSSGSAARSDLGMNPDGSALNPAAFQQHIRGDANLMGQLFQTDPELAQVITGTDLNKLQDVLRSRHRQRSVVHRQKEEELALLYADPFDVEAQKKIEAAIRQKGIDENWEAALEHNPEGFARVIMLYVDMEVNGVPLKAFVDSGAQSTIISKTCAERCGLLRLMDQRYKGIAQGVGQTEILGRIHVAPIKIENNFYPCSFVVLDSPNMEFLFGLDMLRKHQCTIDLKNNVLTVGGGEVSVPFLQEKDLPSRFLDEGRVPNQASSSAAAVPSGFTEKNNNTVASPASQPSRQNTLEGPEFEAKIAKLVELGFSREAVVQALRLFEGNEEQAAGFLFGG